One part of the Nostoc sp. PCC 7120 = FACHB-418 genome encodes these proteins:
- the bioF gene encoding 8-amino-7-oxononanoate synthase: MPDPYAWLQNSLLTIHRADWYRSVQAIQGRAGASVVLGGQEVINFASNDYLGLAGDERLIAAAVAATQEFGTGSTGSRLLSGHRELHGQLEKAIASWKQTEDALVFSSGYLANIGAIAALVGKRDLILSDQYNHSSLKNGAILSGATVREYSHCQVGELKTQLLEQRQNYRRCLILTDSVFSMDGDLCPLPDLLDLAEEFSCMLLVDEAHATGVMGETGAGCVEHFGCTGRQLIQIGTLSKALGSLGGYVTGSHNLIDYLRNRAPSWIYTTGLSPADTAAALAAINIAQQEPQHRMQLWHNVNYLRELLQKIPNLKLLPSASPILCFQLSSPSEALQVGKQLKQAGIFAPAIRPPTVPTSRIRISLMATHKASHIEKLVAVLQGLN; this comes from the coding sequence ATGCCCGATCCCTATGCTTGGTTACAAAACTCACTCCTAACCATCCATCGGGCAGATTGGTATCGTTCAGTGCAAGCAATACAGGGTCGTGCTGGCGCAAGCGTAGTTTTAGGGGGTCAGGAGGTAATTAATTTTGCTAGTAATGATTATTTGGGGTTGGCTGGGGATGAACGCTTAATAGCTGCGGCTGTAGCTGCTACTCAAGAATTTGGCACTGGGAGTACTGGTTCGAGATTATTGAGTGGACATCGAGAACTGCATGGGCAATTAGAAAAGGCGATCGCCTCTTGGAAACAAACAGAAGACGCGTTAGTGTTTAGCTCAGGCTATCTGGCTAATATAGGAGCGATCGCAGCTCTTGTCGGCAAGCGTGATTTAATCTTATCTGACCAATACAATCATTCCAGTCTGAAAAATGGAGCTATTCTCAGTGGGGCGACAGTTAGGGAATATTCCCACTGTCAGGTAGGGGAACTGAAAACCCAATTACTTGAGCAACGGCAAAACTACCGACGTTGTTTAATTTTGACGGATAGCGTCTTCAGCATGGATGGGGATTTATGCCCTTTACCAGATCTATTAGATTTGGCTGAAGAATTTAGTTGTATGCTCCTAGTTGATGAAGCTCATGCTACTGGAGTGATGGGTGAAACTGGTGCTGGGTGTGTAGAACATTTTGGGTGTACAGGTAGGCAATTAATCCAAATTGGTACATTGAGTAAAGCCTTAGGTAGTCTAGGCGGTTATGTAACAGGAAGCCACAACCTGATTGACTATTTGCGAAACCGCGCCCCTAGTTGGATATATACCACAGGGTTATCACCCGCAGATACAGCAGCAGCCCTAGCAGCAATCAATATAGCTCAACAAGAACCACAACACCGAATGCAGTTATGGCACAACGTTAATTACTTGAGAGAATTATTACAGAAAATACCAAACCTCAAATTACTACCATCAGCATCGCCCATACTATGTTTTCAGTTGTCAAGTCCCAGCGAAGCGCTACAAGTGGGTAAGCAACTAAAACAAGCAGGAATCTTCGCCCCAGCAATTCGTCCCCCCACAGTCCCCACAAGTCGCATCAGAATATCCTTAATGGCAACTCATAAAGCATCACATATAGAAAAATTAGTGGCCGTATTGCAAGGCTTAAATTAG
- the ruvA gene encoding Holliday junction branch migration protein RuvA, producing the protein MISYLKGIVAGIQNVGSNRVILTLEVNGMGYDLQIPQRLAKQLPTTGDLVQIFTHYQVREEIPLLYGFSSPAERDLFRHLLSVSGVGAASAIALLDTLELPDLVQAIIAANVQILIQAPGVGKKIAERVCLELKAKLIEWRKSAGFFVATEGPAPGILEEVQMTLFALGYTAHEVSHALHVVSEDIGLPKDAYVEDWIKQAIAHLSSSEQVSH; encoded by the coding sequence ATGATTAGCTATCTCAAAGGTATAGTCGCCGGTATTCAAAACGTAGGCAGCAATCGTGTCATTCTCACTCTCGAAGTGAATGGTATGGGCTATGATTTGCAAATTCCCCAACGGTTAGCCAAGCAATTACCCACAACCGGAGATTTGGTACAAATATTTACCCATTACCAAGTCCGGGAAGAAATTCCCTTGCTTTATGGTTTCTCTTCCCCAGCCGAACGGGATTTATTCCGCCACCTATTGTCTGTGAGTGGTGTAGGTGCAGCCAGCGCGATCGCTCTCTTAGACACCTTGGAACTACCCGATTTAGTCCAAGCCATCATTGCTGCTAACGTCCAAATCTTAATTCAAGCCCCAGGTGTGGGCAAAAAAATCGCCGAGCGTGTTTGTTTGGAACTCAAAGCCAAATTAATCGAGTGGCGCAAATCAGCAGGCTTCTTCGTCGCTACCGAAGGCCCAGCCCCCGGCATTCTCGAAGAAGTGCAAATGACTCTATTCGCCCTGGGTTACACCGCCCATGAAGTTAGCCACGCTTTACACGTAGTCAGTGAAGACATCGGATTACCCAAGGATGCCTATGTAGAAGACTGGATCAAACAAGCGATCGCCCACCTCAGCAGTAGTGAGCAAGTTAGTCATTAG
- a CDS encoding sucrose-phosphate phosphatase: MKPFLFVTDLDHTLVGNDAALAELSQILTHHRQEYGTKIVYATGRSPILYKELQVEKNLIEPDGLVLSVGTEIYLDGSGNPDSDWSEILNDGWNRELVLSVTKKFPELMLQPDSEQRPFKVSFFLHQEASFKVIPQLETELAKCKLNIKLIYSSGIDLDIVPLNSDKGQAMQFLRQKWKFAAERTVVCGDSGNDIALFAVGNERGIIVGNARPELLQWHSEYPADHRYLAKNFCAGGIIEGLQFFGFLE; this comes from the coding sequence ATGAAGCCATTTCTTTTTGTCACCGATTTGGATCATACTCTGGTAGGTAATGATGCAGCCCTGGCAGAACTCAGCCAGATACTCACTCACCATCGTCAAGAATATGGCACAAAGATAGTTTATGCCACTGGGCGATCGCCTATTCTTTACAAAGAACTGCAAGTAGAAAAAAACCTGATAGAACCTGATGGGTTAGTTTTGTCTGTGGGTACGGAAATCTATCTTGATGGTAGTGGTAATCCTGATTCTGACTGGTCAGAAATTCTTAACGATGGCTGGAATCGAGAACTAGTATTGTCCGTAACTAAAAAATTTCCTGAATTAATGCTGCAACCAGACTCGGAACAACGTCCTTTTAAAGTCAGTTTTTTTCTGCATCAAGAAGCCTCATTTAAGGTCATACCACAACTTGAGACAGAGTTAGCGAAATGTAAACTAAATATAAAGTTAATTTATAGTAGCGGTATAGACCTTGACATTGTACCATTAAACAGCGATAAAGGTCAGGCAATGCAGTTTCTTCGTCAAAAGTGGAAATTTGCAGCAGAAAGAACAGTTGTCTGTGGTGATTCAGGTAATGATATTGCTTTGTTCGCTGTGGGCAACGAAAGGGGAATCATCGTCGGGAATGCCCGACCGGAGTTGCTTCAGTGGCACAGTGAGTATCCCGCAGACCATCGCTACCTGGCAAAAAACTTTTGTGCAGGTGGAATTATTGAAGGTTTACAATTCTTTGGTTTCCTCGAATGA